A single genomic interval of Myxococcus xanthus harbors:
- a CDS encoding hemerythrin domain-containing protein yields MSARRHTQVVCFLVHAECSGMGSPFDILIDQHRELEERLERLASGVEPDELRGLTAELLALLRLHSRLEERCLYPVMAGVEGRESCREQTEDHLTMRELMAELEELPSGHPEWQARLLTLEDLAVAHFQEEENARLPQLMTALDSLSLGDLRRDLSATWDELLSRPQVSQVAGEAPLLESLYWDG; encoded by the coding sequence ATGTCAGCTCGCAGGCATACTCAGGTTGTCTGCTTCCTGGTGCATGCCGAATGTTCCGGCATGGGCAGCCCGTTCGACATCCTCATCGACCAGCATCGGGAACTGGAAGAGCGTCTCGAGCGTCTGGCATCGGGTGTGGAACCCGATGAGCTGAGGGGATTGACGGCGGAGCTGCTGGCATTGCTGAGGCTTCACTCACGACTGGAGGAGCGCTGCCTCTACCCGGTGATGGCAGGGGTGGAGGGCCGCGAGTCTTGTCGTGAGCAGACGGAAGACCATCTCACGATGCGTGAGCTGATGGCTGAGCTGGAAGAGCTGCCCTCGGGCCATCCCGAGTGGCAGGCGCGTCTGTTGACACTGGAAGATCTGGCGGTGGCTCATTTCCAAGAAGAGGAGAATGCACGACTGCCCCAGCTCATGACTGCCCTGGATTCCCTGTCGTTGGGCGACCTGCGTCGTGATTTATCGGCCACTTGGGACGAGCTGCTGTCACGCCCCCAGGTGTCCCAGGTGGCGGGGGAGGCCCCCCTGCTGGAGTCCCTGTATTGGGACGGCTAG
- a CDS encoding molybdopterin molybdotransferase MoeA, with amino-acid sequence MPLTSLDTARQAALDAIAPAAPERVPLLDAQGRFLAAPVTASRSLPGCDNSAMDGWAVHAEETQGASRDRPARLRVTSTIFAGALPSTPLRPGEAARVFTGAPLPPGADAVVRQEATRAAEDGTRVDVFITVPPGNDIRRTGEEVLTGTPLFDAGQRVGAAVLGVLASMGATDVWVRPAPRVAVLATGDELVPPGTPALPHQVYESNLVLVAALAREAGADVRQLARARDDESALRDALSRLAPQVDILITTGGASVGDKDLVKRVLAALGARFFVDGVALKPGKPVAVARLGDTSVVVLPGNPGAATVAFDQFARPLLLKHQGVLETRRRVRAHLSEARRKQAGLTYLITTTLEARDGLAPRAVLRPQGAGQILQNVHGEGWALLPPGRADFAEDDLVDVELFDRPTFTPVGALA; translated from the coding sequence ATGCCCCTCACGTCCCTCGACACCGCCCGGCAGGCCGCGCTCGACGCCATCGCCCCGGCGGCGCCTGAGCGCGTGCCGCTCCTCGATGCCCAGGGCCGGTTCCTCGCCGCTCCCGTCACGGCTTCCCGCTCGCTGCCCGGCTGTGACAACTCCGCCATGGACGGCTGGGCCGTGCACGCCGAGGAGACGCAGGGCGCCTCCCGCGATCGGCCCGCGCGCCTGCGCGTCACCAGCACCATCTTCGCCGGCGCCCTCCCCTCCACGCCCCTCCGGCCCGGAGAAGCCGCGCGCGTCTTCACCGGCGCGCCCCTGCCCCCCGGCGCCGACGCCGTCGTCCGACAGGAGGCCACTCGCGCCGCCGAGGACGGCACCCGCGTGGACGTCTTCATCACCGTGCCGCCCGGCAACGACATCCGCCGCACCGGAGAGGAAGTCCTCACCGGCACACCCCTCTTCGACGCGGGCCAGCGCGTGGGCGCCGCGGTGCTCGGCGTGCTCGCGTCCATGGGCGCCACGGACGTCTGGGTGCGCCCCGCGCCGCGCGTCGCCGTGCTCGCCACCGGCGATGAGCTCGTCCCTCCTGGCACTCCGGCCCTGCCCCACCAGGTGTACGAGAGCAACCTCGTCCTCGTGGCCGCGCTCGCCCGCGAGGCCGGCGCGGATGTCCGCCAGCTCGCCCGCGCCCGCGATGACGAGAGCGCCCTGCGCGATGCGCTCTCGCGACTGGCCCCGCAGGTGGATATCCTCATCACCACCGGAGGCGCCTCCGTGGGTGACAAGGACCTGGTGAAACGCGTGCTCGCCGCGCTCGGCGCCCGCTTCTTCGTGGACGGCGTCGCGCTCAAGCCCGGCAAGCCCGTGGCCGTGGCCCGGCTGGGTGACACCTCCGTCGTCGTGCTGCCCGGCAATCCCGGCGCGGCCACCGTGGCGTTCGACCAGTTCGCGCGCCCGCTCCTTCTAAAACACCAAGGTGTGTTGGAGACGCGCCGCCGCGTCCGCGCCCACCTCTCCGAAGCACGCCGCAAGCAGGCGGGCCTCACCTACCTCATCACCACCACCCTGGAAGCCCGGGACGGCCTCGCGCCGCGCGCCGTGCTCCGTCCCCAGGGCGCCGGGCAGATCCTCCAGAACGTCCACGGCGAGGGCTGGGCCCTCCTCCCACCGGGCCGCGCGGACTTCGCCGAAGACGACCTCGTCGACGTCGAGCTCTTCGACCGGCCCACCTTCACCCCCGTGGGCGCATTGGCATGA
- a CDS encoding glycoside hydrolase family 15 protein has translation MALPIEAHALIGDTHSAALVANDGTIDWLCWPRFDSDACFAALLGEPRHGFWRIAPTVPVRRVHRRYVRDTLVLETEFHTDAGTVRLCDFMPLREDTPHLIRIVEARTGQVPLHLEFAPCFGYGDRTPWARLIPGGVSTKAGPDALYLSTELPLRLEHSHVLADFAVPEGQRLAFVLSWHPSHLPPPRQPPDPFLTRADTERWWRAWALRCIHESPWRAQVLRSLITLKALTYSPTGGVVAAPTTSLPERMGGVRNWDYRYCWLRDATLTLLTLLDAGYTQEAQAWRDWLLRAVAGEPDELQILYGVAGERRVTELELPWLPGFAGSRPVRIGNAAVGQLQLDVFGEIADCLYHALRHGVCSDAEAWDVSVHLLRFVERNWDQPDEGIWEVRGGRQQFTHSKVMAWVAMDRMVKTANLRGMRGAQVEHWKALRAQMHADICARGYDARRNTFTQAFGSQSLDASLLLIPMVGFLPPDDVRVRGTVEAVRRELCQDGLVRRYHTHETRDGLPPGEGVFLACSFWLADALALMGREGEARELFERLLGLCNDVGLLSEEYDPVAHKMVGNFPQAFSHLALVGTALNLSREGGPVQQRSH, from the coding sequence ATGGCGCTGCCCATCGAAGCCCATGCCCTCATTGGAGACACGCACAGCGCCGCGCTGGTGGCGAATGACGGCACCATCGACTGGCTGTGCTGGCCGCGCTTCGACTCGGACGCGTGCTTCGCGGCGCTGCTGGGTGAGCCGCGGCATGGCTTCTGGCGCATCGCCCCCACCGTGCCCGTGCGGCGCGTCCACCGCCGCTACGTGCGCGACACGCTGGTACTGGAGACGGAGTTCCACACCGACGCCGGCACCGTGCGCCTGTGCGATTTCATGCCGCTGCGCGAGGACACGCCGCATTTGATTCGCATCGTGGAGGCCCGCACCGGACAGGTGCCGCTCCACCTGGAGTTCGCCCCCTGCTTCGGCTATGGCGACCGCACGCCCTGGGCCCGCCTGATTCCGGGAGGCGTCAGCACCAAGGCCGGCCCGGACGCGCTCTACCTGTCCACGGAGCTGCCGCTGCGTTTGGAGCACAGCCATGTGCTCGCGGACTTCGCCGTGCCGGAAGGCCAGCGCCTGGCCTTCGTCCTGTCCTGGCATCCTTCGCACCTGCCTCCGCCCCGGCAGCCGCCGGACCCCTTCCTCACGCGCGCGGACACGGAGCGGTGGTGGCGCGCCTGGGCGCTCCGCTGCATCCATGAGAGCCCCTGGCGCGCGCAGGTGCTGCGCTCGCTCATCACCCTCAAGGCGCTCACCTACTCCCCTACCGGCGGCGTGGTCGCCGCGCCCACCACGTCCCTGCCCGAGCGGATGGGCGGCGTGCGCAACTGGGACTACCGCTACTGCTGGCTGCGGGATGCCACGCTGACGCTGCTGACCCTGCTGGACGCCGGCTACACCCAGGAAGCCCAAGCCTGGCGGGACTGGCTGCTGCGCGCGGTGGCCGGAGAGCCCGACGAGCTCCAAATCCTCTACGGCGTAGCCGGAGAGCGCCGCGTCACCGAGCTGGAGCTGCCGTGGCTGCCGGGCTTCGCGGGCTCGCGTCCGGTGCGCATCGGCAACGCCGCCGTGGGTCAGCTCCAGTTGGACGTCTTCGGCGAGATTGCCGACTGCCTCTACCACGCGCTCCGTCATGGCGTCTGTTCGGACGCCGAGGCCTGGGACGTGAGCGTGCACCTGCTGCGCTTCGTGGAGCGCAACTGGGACCAGCCCGACGAGGGCATCTGGGAGGTGCGCGGCGGGCGACAGCAGTTCACCCACTCCAAGGTCATGGCCTGGGTGGCCATGGACCGGATGGTGAAGACCGCGAACCTGCGCGGCATGCGCGGCGCGCAGGTGGAGCACTGGAAGGCGCTGCGGGCGCAGATGCACGCGGACATCTGCGCGCGGGGCTACGACGCGCGCCGCAACACCTTCACCCAGGCCTTTGGCAGCCAGTCCCTGGACGCCAGCCTGCTGTTGATTCCCATGGTGGGCTTCCTCCCACCCGACGACGTCCGCGTGCGCGGCACCGTGGAGGCCGTCCGCCGCGAGCTGTGCCAGGACGGGCTGGTGCGCCGCTACCACACGCACGAGACGCGGGACGGCCTCCCTCCGGGCGAAGGCGTCTTCCTGGCGTGCAGCTTCTGGCTGGCGGACGCGCTGGCGCTGATGGGCCGCGAGGGCGAGGCGCGCGAGCTGTTCGAGCGCCTGCTGGGCCTGTGCAACGACGTGGGCCTGCTGTCCGAGGAATACGACCCGGTGGCCCACAAGATGGTGGGCAATTTCCCGCAGGCCTTCAGCCACCTCGCGCTGGTGGGTACCGCGCTGAACCTGTCGCGAGAGGGCGGCCCCGTTCAACAGCGGAGCCACTGA
- a CDS encoding DUF2378 family protein, with product MERGKWDTPEDVERELSSRLALVEASEGIRGMHFAAVLDTVRFLGGEQAVAPIQQGGDYPADLDTTEFYPVPPFMRVFFSAARLLAPQLGGVEEAMRQLGVQGTLAFINSMFGAEVRQQVGGEPKRLVEMLPEAYRMAINFGELQVAWTGPRSGRIHMRRIFTPVAYNEGMLEGALLAVGAQDIQVRGGQTSLLDSEYTLSWDS from the coding sequence ATGGAGCGCGGCAAGTGGGACACGCCAGAGGATGTGGAGCGCGAGCTGAGCTCGCGGCTCGCGCTCGTGGAAGCGTCCGAGGGCATTCGCGGCATGCACTTCGCGGCCGTCCTCGACACCGTGCGCTTCCTCGGCGGTGAACAGGCGGTGGCTCCCATCCAGCAGGGCGGTGACTACCCCGCCGACCTGGACACCACCGAGTTCTACCCCGTCCCGCCCTTCATGCGCGTGTTCTTCTCCGCGGCCCGGCTGCTGGCACCGCAGCTCGGCGGCGTCGAGGAGGCGATGCGGCAGCTCGGCGTCCAGGGCACGCTGGCCTTCATCAACTCCATGTTCGGCGCAGAGGTCCGGCAGCAGGTGGGCGGCGAGCCCAAGCGCCTCGTGGAGATGCTCCCCGAGGCCTACCGCATGGCCATCAACTTCGGAGAGCTGCAGGTGGCGTGGACGGGCCCGCGCTCGGGCCGCATCCACATGCGCCGCATCTTCACCCCCGTGGCCTACAACGAGGGCATGCTCGAAGGCGCGCTGCTGGCCGTGGGTGCCCAGGACATCCAGGTGCGCGGCGGACAGACGTCCCTGCTGGACAGCGAGTACACGCTGTCCTGGGACTCGTGA
- the mobA gene encoding molybdenum cofactor guanylyltransferase, with protein sequence MSMERIRTDFPEVTLAILAGGQGRRLSGVPKGLLEVEGRTVLERLLALAPCFEDVLLVANVPGPYARFGLRTVADVVPGKGAPGGVHAALVAARTPWVVAVACDMPFITTEVLRVLLGARDDGVDAVCFEARGRLEPLLAAYRSALAPAWETTLATDPSMRELLSGVRTRLLSEAVLHAVDPSLRSLANVNTPEDLARYGVALPSWRG encoded by the coding sequence ATGAGCATGGAGCGGATCCGCACCGATTTCCCGGAGGTGACGCTGGCCATCCTCGCGGGAGGGCAGGGCCGGCGCCTGTCTGGCGTGCCCAAGGGGCTGTTGGAAGTGGAGGGGCGCACGGTGCTGGAGCGGCTCCTGGCGCTGGCCCCGTGCTTCGAGGACGTCTTGCTGGTGGCGAACGTGCCCGGGCCCTATGCGCGCTTCGGGTTGCGCACGGTGGCGGACGTGGTGCCGGGCAAGGGAGCGCCTGGCGGTGTCCATGCGGCGCTGGTGGCCGCGCGCACGCCCTGGGTGGTGGCGGTAGCGTGCGACATGCCGTTCATCACGACGGAGGTCCTGCGGGTGTTGCTGGGCGCGCGGGACGACGGCGTGGACGCGGTGTGCTTCGAGGCGCGGGGCAGGTTGGAGCCGTTGCTCGCAGCGTACCGGTCGGCGTTGGCACCGGCGTGGGAGACGACGCTGGCGACGGATCCGTCGATGCGGGAGCTGTTGTCCGGAGTGCGAACGCGGCTGTTGTCCGAGGCCGTGCTGCACGCGGTGGATCCGTCACTCCGGTCCCTGGCGAACGTGAACACCCCCGAGGACCTGGCGCGCTACGGTGTGGCGCTGCCGTCGTGGCGGGGGTGA
- a CDS encoding proline dehydrogenase family protein produces the protein MSTDATHLPRSALLFLARRPGLEDAAMRLRPFRRLASRFIAGETLEEAVDAVKALSARGLMASFDHLNEAVQTPEETREEVRQYQRLLARIDAVGVRANVSLKLTQCGLLFDEALALENARTVVAEAAARDSFVRIDMEDSSMTQVTLDIVRRLRAEFGEPHVGAVLQSALRRTEQDAKELCAQRIRIRLCKGAYLEKPDVAFPDKQDVDASFVRTMRVLLDSGVYHGIATHDERMIEATLDHAAKRGLPRGAFEFQMLYGIRRDLQERLVREGHPVRIYVPYGRHWYPYFMRRLAERPANLAFLLRNLVRG, from the coding sequence ATGAGCACCGACGCCACCCACCTGCCCCGTTCCGCCCTGCTGTTCCTGGCCCGCCGCCCTGGACTGGAGGACGCCGCCATGCGCCTGCGCCCCTTCCGGCGGCTGGCCTCACGCTTCATCGCCGGAGAGACGCTGGAGGAGGCCGTGGACGCCGTGAAGGCGCTGTCCGCGCGCGGGCTCATGGCGTCGTTCGACCACCTGAACGAGGCCGTCCAGACGCCCGAGGAGACGCGGGAGGAGGTGCGCCAGTACCAGCGGCTGCTGGCCCGCATCGACGCGGTGGGCGTGCGGGCCAACGTGTCGCTGAAGCTCACCCAGTGCGGGCTGTTGTTCGATGAAGCCCTGGCCCTGGAGAACGCGCGCACGGTGGTGGCCGAGGCCGCGGCCCGCGACTCCTTCGTGCGCATCGACATGGAGGACAGCTCGATGACGCAGGTGACGCTGGACATCGTGCGACGGCTGCGCGCGGAGTTCGGCGAGCCCCATGTCGGCGCCGTGTTGCAAAGCGCCTTGCGGCGCACGGAGCAGGACGCGAAGGAACTGTGCGCACAGCGCATCCGCATCCGCCTCTGCAAGGGTGCCTATCTGGAGAAGCCCGACGTGGCCTTCCCAGACAAGCAGGACGTGGATGCCAGCTTCGTTCGCACCATGCGGGTGCTGCTGGACAGCGGCGTGTATCACGGCATCGCCACGCACGATGAACGGATGATTGAAGCGACACTGGACCACGCGGCGAAGCGCGGACTGCCGCGCGGCGCCTTCGAGTTCCAGATGCTGTACGGCATCCGCAGGGACTTGCAGGAGCGACTCGTGAGGGAGGGTCACCCGGTGCGCATCTACGTGCCGTACGGACGGCACTGGTACCCGTACTTCATGCGCCGGCTGGCCGAGCGCCCCGCCAATCTGGCCTTCCTTCTGCGCAACCTGGTACGTGGGTAG
- a CDS encoding Vegetative protein: protein MSVDKAFRDMIRNEIEVQLKPLRDVVARLEEGTADLDALRNVAERLAPLAEVVGPLFGAQIPAAAKAGRRGPGRPPAARSAVTAAPAAVGGKRRGRKPAAAGADGSRACAIIGCGKPSRTKGYCAAHYQKLRMLEKTNRRPSDWKDYADPDSVDDIKLPRGRAASKALAAAAQAGHAG from the coding sequence ATGTCCGTGGATAAAGCGTTTCGCGACATGATCCGCAATGAAATCGAGGTCCAGCTCAAGCCGCTGCGTGACGTGGTCGCGCGGCTGGAGGAGGGCACGGCGGACTTGGACGCGCTCCGCAACGTGGCCGAGCGCCTGGCCCCGCTGGCCGAGGTCGTCGGGCCCCTGTTCGGCGCCCAGATTCCCGCGGCCGCCAAGGCCGGCCGTCGTGGCCCGGGTCGCCCTCCCGCGGCTCGCAGCGCCGTGACGGCGGCTCCCGCGGCCGTGGGTGGCAAGCGTCGTGGCCGCAAGCCGGCGGCGGCGGGTGCTGACGGCTCGCGCGCGTGCGCCATCATCGGCTGCGGCAAGCCCAGCCGCACCAAGGGCTACTGCGCGGCCCACTACCAGAAGCTCCGCATGCTGGAGAAGACCAACCGTCGCCCGAGCGACTGGAAGGACTACGCCGATCCGGACAGCGTGGACGACATCAAGCTGCCGCGTGGACGCGCCGCGTCCAAGGCGTTGGCGGCTGCCGCTCAGGCTGGGCACGCAGGCTAG
- the sitI6 gene encoding SitI6 family double-CXXCG motif immunity protein, producing MSRFFWMHEDKAAAAKYGGEINAWHKLSLPGVSCGTCGETWAHTGHEYPCVDLAQLPERNEFARPRPEPFPEFARLRELVRPLVPPGAELPPGTGFGPLVGRATGVFGPIAWVWGQKLLVQREALSRLHSEGVQGLQACPTQLRFRQKDPPELLELQIEPHGRLHPDCIPPDEPPPCVTCGRFGLTRPDAPILDAASLPTGLDLFRVGNFSTMIVGTERFMEAVRRLDLDGITFQALPAH from the coding sequence ATGAGCCGTTTCTTCTGGATGCACGAGGACAAGGCCGCGGCGGCAAAGTACGGAGGGGAGATCAACGCGTGGCACAAGCTGTCGCTCCCCGGCGTGAGCTGCGGCACTTGCGGCGAGACATGGGCCCATACGGGACACGAGTATCCGTGCGTCGACCTGGCTCAACTGCCGGAGCGCAACGAGTTCGCGCGTCCCAGGCCCGAGCCCTTCCCTGAATTCGCGCGTCTCCGTGAGCTGGTCCGGCCTCTGGTTCCTCCTGGTGCCGAACTGCCGCCCGGTACGGGCTTCGGTCCCTTGGTCGGACGTGCCACGGGCGTATTCGGTCCCATTGCCTGGGTATGGGGGCAGAAGCTGCTCGTGCAGCGCGAAGCCCTGTCGCGGTTGCATTCGGAGGGCGTACAAGGACTCCAGGCCTGCCCGACGCAGCTTCGTTTCCGGCAGAAAGACCCGCCAGAACTGCTGGAGCTACAGATTGAGCCCCACGGCAGGCTGCATCCGGACTGCATCCCGCCCGATGAGCCGCCACCGTGCGTGACCTGTGGCCGCTTTGGCCTGACGCGGCCGGATGCGCCCATTCTCGACGCGGCCTCCCTCCCCACGGGCCTGGACCTGTTCCGGGTCGGGAACTTCTCCACGATGATTGTCGGCACGGAGCGCTTCATGGAGGCAGTGCGCCGGCTGGACCTGGATGGCATCACCTTCCAAGCGCTGCCCGCGCACTGA
- the sitA6 gene encoding SitA6 family polymorphic toxin lipoprotein has translation MRPALRVWLLVLALFWGGCATASNAPLQSGGADAEKECRSPDEDRCVALLCQGDACGFYLCEDMPGAVSLARFPPARPPAAAAAPGRGPRRHWGGGHHLPRGAVMVFPNWNGAPERIIPPSRQLTPGRWEKHHIFPQAEDLSMWFGIRGVKIHDYTMPIPRDVHRRIHGGDGRGGAWNQAWRDFKAAKPGASPTDIYRFAGELIHRFQLMGGPIQPYYSRPGV, from the coding sequence GTGAGACCCGCCCTGCGCGTATGGCTTCTGGTGCTTGCCTTGTTCTGGGGCGGTTGCGCCACCGCCTCGAATGCACCTCTCCAAAGCGGAGGGGCTGATGCGGAGAAGGAGTGTCGCTCGCCCGATGAAGACAGGTGCGTCGCACTCCTGTGCCAGGGGGACGCATGTGGCTTCTACCTCTGTGAGGACATGCCCGGTGCGGTGTCGCTGGCGCGCTTTCCTCCTGCGCGTCCGCCTGCTGCTGCCGCCGCGCCTGGCAGAGGGCCTCGGAGGCATTGGGGAGGTGGGCACCACCTTCCTCGAGGGGCAGTCATGGTCTTCCCCAACTGGAATGGCGCGCCCGAGCGGATCATCCCTCCGTCACGCCAGCTCACGCCCGGGCGCTGGGAAAAGCATCACATCTTTCCCCAGGCAGAAGACCTCTCGATGTGGTTCGGAATTCGAGGCGTCAAGATCCACGACTACACCATGCCGATTCCGCGTGACGTCCATCGGCGCATTCACGGTGGAGACGGACGCGGTGGCGCGTGGAACCAAGCCTGGCGCGACTTCAAGGCGGCAAAGCCGGGCGCCAGTCCCACGGACATCTACAGGTTCGCGGGGGAACTCATACATCGCTTCCAACTCATGGGCGGTCCGATTCAGCCCTACTATTCGCGCCCGGGAGTGTGA
- a CDS encoding DUF3817 domain-containing protein — translation MLKTPLGRFRAVALAEGLSVIALFFIAMPLKYAAGMPQAVKFTGWVHGLLFVLYLFALMEAAITYRWSFVRVVGGVFASLLPFGTFVFEARLRREAAEPAVEPVP, via the coding sequence ATGCTGAAGACCCCTCTTGGACGTTTCCGTGCAGTGGCCCTCGCGGAGGGCCTGTCCGTCATCGCGCTCTTCTTCATCGCCATGCCCTTGAAGTACGCCGCGGGCATGCCGCAGGCCGTGAAGTTCACCGGCTGGGTTCACGGCCTGCTCTTCGTGCTCTACCTCTTCGCGCTCATGGAGGCGGCCATCACCTACCGCTGGTCCTTCGTGCGCGTGGTGGGCGGCGTCTTCGCGTCGCTGCTTCCCTTCGGCACCTTCGTCTTCGAAGCGCGCCTGCGTCGCGAAGCGGCCGAGCCGGCCGTCGAGCCCGTGCCCTGA